The genomic window ATCACCCAAAAGCCGGCGCTCACCCTCTGTGGGCGTCGGCTTTTTTCATTCGCCAAGCTGAGGTCTGGCGACAGTCGCGGATCGCTGCGTGGGTCGGCGCCTCAGCGTAGGTTGGCCACTCTTGGCCGACACCTACCACATACAATCAACCGTAGGTCCGGTTCCACCGGACACCACGCTGTACTTCTCTCCACTTATCAAGCCAATCATTGCTGGCGCAACGTGCTGGCATGGGCTGCGGGCGTTTATTTGCGAGGCGATCGTTGCAGGAGACCTCGCTTTGTTCCAAAGCATCGGCCGGGGCGTCATGTGAGACATGACCTACCGAGAGAACAAGGGGCCCCATTGTTCCGCCGAGCGACACAGCCAACTCGACCAAGGCATTCGGGGCGTCGTCGCCCGTTACTTACTGATCGTCCCAGTGAGATCAGGCCGGTGCGGGGCGACCGTAGTAGAAACCTTGAGCCAGGTCGAAGCCGATTTCTTGGCAGGCTTCGGCTTCTTCGATCGTTTCAATGCCTTCGGCGAGCGCTGAAATATCCAGGTCTTGCACCATGCTAACCAACGATCGCAACATTCGCATTCGGTTCTCGTCCGCGACACTCAAGCCGCGAATCAAACCAATGTCGAACTTGACGTAGTCCGGCCGGGCTTCGACCAATTCGGCCAAGCGTGCTTGCCCGGCACCGAAGTCGTCGTACGCCAATTGCATGTTGAGTTCTTTGAGCGTCGCATGCAGGCGTTGCATTTGTTTCGGGTTGGTGACGGCCGATTCGTGAATTTCCAAAACGATCTGAGTGTTCGACGCCATCGAGCGGACTTTGCACAACGAGTCGATCAGCGACTGGGTGTCTTCCATCTCTTTGGGGTGCGTGTTCACAAACAACGTCGGTGAATCTGGGATTTCACGTCCTTCTCGCAAGCCTTCCCAGCGAAGCATGCGGCTGAGTTCGACTTCCAAATTGAGTTGCTCGGCGGCATGGAACATTGCCCCGACGGACTCCAGCCCAAACACACTGCCGCGACCCAGAATCTCAAATCCGACTTGGCGAGCACCGGAAAGGGTCACGATGGGTTGGAAGTGAGGGCGAACCAGGCGTTGGCTCATCAAACGGTCGAATTGGACGAGCGCGAGGGCTTGATCGCAGACGTTTTCTGAAATGGTGCCGGCGGTCACCCCGGTTGGCGATTGGCGACGAACGCGAAAAGGAGCCTCGGCGAAGTGAATCAGATCTTCGTTTCCAACGAACGCGGTTCCTTCCACACGTTCTCCGTTCAAGTAGGTCCCGTTGGTGCTTTCCAAATCACGGACCATCAGTTTGCCGTCTTCGACCTTCAGCTCGGCATGGTTGCCGCTGACGGTGCGGAATTGCAGCTTCATTGCCACGCCCGACTTGCGGCCCACGATA from Rhodopirellula halodulae includes these protein-coding regions:
- a CDS encoding EAL domain-containing protein, encoding MASVDSLSLDSLRRSTAVCEDVWFLSGPMGPGDTLQHTPIDQEPFIVGRKSGVAMKLQFRTVSGNHAELKVEDGKLMVRDLESTNGTYLNGERVEGTAFVGNEDLIHFAEAPFRVRRQSPTGVTAGTISENVCDQALALVQFDRLMSQRLVRPHFQPIVTLSGARQVGFEILGRGSVFGLESVGAMFHAAEQLNLEVELSRMLRWEGLREGREIPDSPTLFVNTHPKEMEDTQSLIDSLCKVRSMASNTQIVLEIHESAVTNPKQMQRLHATLKELNMQLAYDDFGAGQARLAELVEARPDYVKFDIGLIRGLSVADENRMRMLRSLVSMVQDLDISALAEGIETIEEAEACQEIGFDLAQGFYYGRPAPA